From the genome of Tachysurus fulvidraco isolate hzauxx_2018 chromosome 20, HZAU_PFXX_2.0, whole genome shotgun sequence, one region includes:
- the stc1l gene encoding stanniocalcin 1, like gives MLLRIGFLIFLASALSAFEREQHAPTIRKTRFAANSPTEVVRCLNNAPQVGCSTFSCLENSTCDTDGMHDICNIFLHAAAVFNTEGKTFVKESIKCIANGVTAKIFQTIRRCGTFQKMITDVQEECYKKLDICGVARSNGDAIGEVVQVPRHFPNRYYSTLLQSLLDCDEETVEVVRSGLVGRIGPEMLTLFQLLQKKPCPQDFGHSTAGMEGLEGFRWPMGAPLFKIQPDLHNREPNHLFARKRSVEEETLNTKMLNLLK, from the exons ATGCTCCTAAGAATTGGTTTCCTGATATTTCTTGCATCAGCTTTATCTGCCTTTGAAAGAGAACAGCATGCACCCACAATAAGAAAAACTCGTTTTGCAGCCAACAGTCCAA CTGAAGTGGTCCGCTGTCTGAACAATGCTCCACAAGTAGGTTGTAGCACATTCTCTTGCCTGGAAAATTCTACCTGTGACACTGATGGTATGCATGACATCTGTAACATCTTTCTCCATGCAGCAGCAGTTTTTAACAcagag GGTAAGACCTTTGTCAAGGAGAGCATCAAGTGCATTGCCAATGGTGTCACCGCCAAGATTTTTCAGACCATCCGACGCTGTGGCACCTTCCAGAAAATGATTACTGATGTGCAAGAGGAATGTTACAAAAAACTGGACATCTGTGGAGTAGCCCGCTCAAACGGTGATGCCATTGGAGAAGTGGTGCAGGTGCCCAGACATTTTCCAAACAG GTACTACAGCACACTGCTGCAAAGCCTTTTGGACTGTGATGAGGAGACAGTTGAAGTGGTCCGCTCTGGGCTAGTGGGTAGGATTGGCCCTGAAATGCTCACACTCTTTCAACTGTTGCAAAAGAAGCCCTGTCCCCAGGACTTTGGTCATAGTACTGCTGGTATGGAAGGCCTGGAGGGCTTCCGCTGGCCCATGGGAGCACCTCTGTTCAAGATCCAACCTGATTTGCACAACAGGGAACCAAATCACCTCTTTGCCAGGAAACGCTCAGTTGAAGAAGAGACACTGAACACCAAGATGCTAAAcctattaaaatga